In Kryptolebias marmoratus isolate JLee-2015 linkage group LG2, ASM164957v2, whole genome shotgun sequence, the genomic stretch GGTTTACCATCAACTAACAGACAAGGAAACATATTTGGTTATTTTGATGAACAATTATTTAGGGGCCAAAGTGGAGTGCTGCCAGCTTAAAAGAACCAGTCTCATATaatttatagcagttcatgcaaacactatttaaaaaaaaaccccatcacaTTATCAACACAGTCAACTGGGCAGAAAAATTTTCATAATCCTCCAGAAAATCTTCCATAAAATATCTGAAGCAATGGTAGAGCAGTTTGGCTTCATACCTAAATGGTCTACTTTCTACACAAAATAAACTGCTACGGCAAAACTGCTGTTACGCatgacaaaaagcaaacaaaaacatttcagcattCCACTTCTAAAGTACAACACATAATATAGTTGTACCAACTGAATTAGAACACTGAAGTTGGGTGGAGAAAAGATATTTCTTAAAATTGCTACTGTGAGCTTGGCCTGCTGTGTGCCAAACAACTGAAAGTCTTGACAGTTCTCTTTCTGGCATGttgtcaaacacagaaaacctcAATTtggcatatatttttttaatttttattagtgttattattattttaactgggttattattttaaattagcaatttcaaaaacacaaactgcagtttATTCATGATACACTCTCTCagacacatttgttttaaacatgaatgTAACACTgtacataaaatttaaatgtatgagacattttgaaatatttatttatttttagtccttcagataaattcaaaattattacTTTACTTTGTTAAGGATTAAGAtaacacacagaaaataatgaacataatttaaaaaagacctACATGTattacaaatcaaataaatatgtgaTACTATAAAAGTAGAAACTCTCGGAAAacacaaacctccgccaaggccatgGCGTCATCAAAAGTGCAATCTGGATCATGATCCAGACcatcaccaaaatttaatcagttgtttttcttgtgacaacGCCAATGACAAAGAGGTCTCCAGCTGGAacaaaggcaaagttttaacaaaggagtAACCTGTGACCTTaactttgaccccatgaccctGAAATCAGTAGACACAATTCTTGACCTATGAGGTGTCTATCTGcacagtttgacattcctacattacatgGTTGCAGTTAGAGCACCCAGCCagctgtgaccttgacctttgaccttaaaatCAATGAACAGCATTTATGACACATGAGGTGTCCAGTGTCACTAAAGAATCACCACAAAAATGTAACCAATTGTTTGTTGTGATAagcccaacatttcctgaaaatttcattcaaatctgtttggTAGTTTTTTggtaatcttgctaacaaaataaaacaaatggacaaaccaaccaacaactaccaaaaacataacctccctGAAGACGTAAAAAGTATTTATATGTAATCTGATGCTGATGCTTAAAAAACCTGTTTCACAAGAATGactgaaagcaaacaaagcTTTATTGATAGTTTAGTTACCAAATTACCATGTAAAACTTTCAATAGCAGTTAAAATGTCTGCATAATTATGCTTTTTAGAATGTGAGCACCAagcttttgtttattaaaatgattttgatgTTGCTTTCCCCATCATATTCTTTTTTGTGTTCCTTTCTGGTTTTAGTAACATGATATAACATTTTgggacaaaaatacaaatcaacaGTCCAAAACTAGAAGCAAGAATGGCAAAGATTTCTACAGCAACACTGAATTTTCCGGGAGAGCTGACATATGCTGGGATAAAAGTGATCCATACTGCACAGAAAATCAGCATACTAAAGGTGATAAATTTTGCTTCATTGAAATTATCAGGCAGTTTTCGAGCCAGAAAAGCAAAAACGAAACACAACATGGCAAGAAGTCCAATGTACCCAAGCACAGACCAGAAACCTACAGCTGAGCCCAGAGCACACTCCAAgatgattttatctttaaattccCTAAAATTCTtggaaggaaaaggaggagaaattGTTAACCAAAGAATACATATTATAACTTGTATAAGAGTGAAACCCAGCACACTGAGTCTCTGCTGTGTTGGCCCAAAAAGTTTCATCACATTACTGCCTGGAAGTGTAGCTTTAAATGCCATTAAAACAACTATTGTTTTCCCCAGAACACAGGAGATGCAGAGAACAAAGGTGATGCCAAAAGCTGTGTGACGGAGCATACAGGACCACTCAGAGGGACGTCCAATGAAGGTtagagagcagagaaaacacagagtcaaggagaaaagaagcaggaagctcagctcagagttgttTGCTCTGACAAGAGGAGTTTTCCTGTAtctgaagaaaatgaaagcaacaGCAGCAGTCAGACATGTTCCAAATAGAGAGGCTGTGGTGAGCAGTATTCCCATGATTTCTTCATATGATAGAAACTCTGCCTCTTTTGTTACACAGGCATCTCTTCTCTCATTTGACCAGGACTCAAGTGGACATCTCACACAAGTGATAGAATCTGAAAATAATGACAAGACAGGAGTTAGACCAACAAGTTAGTTTGTATTTGATACTCATTTtatgaaatgacaaaatggTTGTTCAAATTGTGTAAAGCAGTGGAGGgtgaacaattaaaaaatatttcattgtagcaatttctgttctttttttatacatgtaAATACATGAAAGGCTTTGAAAGTATACTACACActattcttttagtttttagtgagtgtttttacatgttttttacaTGTTATGAAAGCATTTGCGCAGAATGACAATAGACTAAAATGTAACAGCGCAAATTTGAATACAAATATTTGCAGAATGTCGTGCAAATTAAAGTTTGgtcttttgaaattaaataaaatacatgaaaatgaCTTAAACAATGGTGCAAAGTTGCAATGAAATGGGTTTGAACAGTGCAAAGTTAGAGTAATATAACTATGTGTACTTTTTCTGGTTCaaaattgacccgaagttacaagtgcttctctacctctcttcccctctctctctttgaGGGCTTCAGAAAGGTTAAACTACAATGTAAAATTCCAACTTGTCACTGGACtgcaaataaaatctaattGAAATTAAATGCTCATCCCCTCTACCTAAGCTCCAACACAATTATCTgagctttaaatcaaacaacaacCTCCAGTTAACAAAAACATTGCCAACACAGTACAAAACCGCTACAGATTTTCAAATGGCAAATTAAGGCCAATACCAAAATTGTATTCTGTTCAGTTCATTTGTATAGTGCCAATGTAAAACAGAAGTCATTTCAAAGCActatgtaacaaaaaaaaaaagcaaactggtACAAATTATATAAAGGTACCTGTGTTGTTGCTCATTTCTCCCTCTGCACATCTTACACAGTCATAGCAGCAAACAGGTTTTCCTTTCTGGAGAACTTTCCGTGTTCCTGGAGGACACTTCTCACTGCAGACTGACACAGGCACCTGTATaaatcaaaggttttaaaatgatatcTTCTGATTTTCTCATCACAAGCctattgtcaaataaaaaaaaaagttaaatgttggAAAATATTGTTATTAGAAAAATTGATTTTACCTGCAGGGAATTCTGTGTCCAAATCAAAGATCTGTTTTGcaaattcatttgtttgtcaacAGGTAACGATGCATCATAAAGACCAACTGTGACAAATTGTACTTGGCCATTTTCCCCTGGCTGCCAGTTTatgatttcatattttgctgATGGATctccatttttattaaagtaaaccTCCTCAccctcttttgttttgaaattagCCTTTTGTATGTgctgtaaaatctaaaaatgataAGTATTAACACAGCTAAATGGCAGAAAATATTGAAGATTTTATGATACAAgaaattgtaaaatgtttttttttctcttctttctttttttttttttttgatgtaaCAACTGACTTATTGATGTAAAGCTCACCATGAATGGATCTAGCTGTACATTACTGTCACATGTTTTATTACAGCTGAGAATATTGTGCAGAGCATGAGCCACTGCATACACTCCTTTAtacacattattaaaaatggGCATGAGTGACATGTCAGTGAAGCTGTTTTCCACTCCAGTCAGATCCTCATGTCCAGTACATTTTCTCTGAATCTCCTCTGATTGTGACTGTGTGAACTTACAGCTGAATAATGCTTCCCAGAACTCtgtaaacaaattattatttgttgaaTTTAGTGGCTTTACATCCAGCATAAACTCTTTAAGACCACTAACATGTGCTTTTGGGATGGAAAGCCCTATAGCTCCATCCAGGATGTGATTCTTATCTCCTGCAGCAGTTTGAGAATCAAAAATCCAAGCTTCAGTACCGACCCACTGGTATCCAGTCAAGTTGTGGTTGGAAAACTCATGTAATAATATGTCCAAATCCATGTGGGAGAGGAAAGTGACAATCACTGTTGACGTGGAAGCTTTGATAATGTCaattatgttttgtattttgtcagaTGGATCTGTcctaaagaaagaaacagaatatTCCAGACAGATGCCCAGCTGCACTGCAGTCTCTGTAAATATTGCCATGCCATTATTGCCGTAATCCTCATTTGATCTAACAGCTCCAACCCAAGTCCATCCAAAGTGTTTGACTAAATGAGCCAGAGCTCTGCTCTGATAGTAATCACTGGGTATGGTTCTGAGAAAGGATGGGTATTTTGATTTATCACTGAGACAAGCACATGTTGAAAAGTGGCTgatctacataaaaaaaaaacatttttagatataaaacattttacatacaCTACTGTTCTCATTATCTATATACtacatttttcattaattttaattGGCTCCAGTCATACATACCAGTGGGATATGAAATGGTCCAATAGAAGTAGCAATTGCTGTGCTAGGAGAGGAAGAGGTTTCTCCCATTATAGCCTGAACGTGTGCAGGTCTTAAACATGCATTTGAAGGCGAAGCCACATTTTCGTTACCATTAACCAAGGCCAAAGCAACTCTTACGCTTCTGGCAATAGAGCCACAGGTATCATAAATTTTGTAGCCAAGAGAAATGCCCGGCAGCAGGTCTGAGctattgtttatttctttgatgGTAAAAAGCAGGGCCTGGGCTAACTGGAATTCTCTGAAATTTAAGCTTGATTTGAACAATTATAAATAGTTGGTATTATAATCAGAGTTCTCTAAAATAAGTGTTAtaagtgttaaaacaaacaaaatgcaatatttctaaatgtaaaacatttgtatttttagctaAAGTCCTTTACTGTTACAAATTCAtattaaaatgatcttagatcttttttcatttaataaattcattaaatttatttgataatAATTACCTGGTGCATTGCAGAGGCTGAGGTTTCTGCATGTAGGAATCTGGTCTTTCTTTCCAGTTGGTGTGGAAAGAGAAGAGTCCACCCAACATAATGTCACCCTCTTTAACTAGTTGAGGGTTTTCGGCATCCCCGCTCTGTCTGCATTTTGGATCCTCAGCATGAGAGAAAGATGCCACCAACAGTAACTGTAAAAGAGCCCATCCTTGTTCTGGCCACCTCTGTGAAAATGTCATGCTGAGTTTAATGCTGATGTGCTGGGTACTATTACATCTGCCTGAATGTAGAAGAAAGACTTGCACTGATATATATGCTCTTCAGAAcaccaaaacaataattaaataaataatcgaACAAGAATGGCTCATCTCTGAGGACCTAAAAGGTGGGATGAGACAAGatgctcaaagaaaaaaaaatcctgttttaaagatgcttctaaaagattttttttctacacctTTATGAAGTAATggattattttctttagttgttttttttttataaaatactgcAAAGTAACAAAGTCCATCTCAAAATCCCTTTCAGGTGTAAAATCACTagtgttttctgtatttaaaaaaaaaaaaagacagcccATTTACTGGTCAAGACACCTGATCTGGATTATTGGCttctatgtttgtttttgtttgtatctttttaaaatcaacagtaGTAAACAGTTCATTACAATACACCAGCCAATAAGAATGAAAGTGTTGCTCAGACAACATTTctaatttttgttgttatgaCATATCAGAATGAGGATCTGAGGATCTGACAGCATCAATGTGGGCACCAAATTCTAAATCCTCATCCAAAACTTTATGACTTTAATTTTGTAGTGTTTGAGACTCAAGGTAAAAGTTGAACTGTattctcttttgttgtttatcaGTGTTTGTATTGTGAAGGCAACAACTTCGAGAGGGAAATCCAGATATCCCTTTTCCCAGCAAAACTACAGATCCTCCTAGGGGATCCCAGTGTGGAGCTCTGGGTCTGCCATGGGGTCTTCTCTCATTGGTACATCCCTAAAAACACCTCAAGGGAAGCACCCTGAAAGTATCCTGATCAGTTGCTCAGAATACCTCACCTGACTCCTTTTGATTCAGAGAAGGAGTGACTTTACTCAAACtcggatgatggagctcctcaccttatcctTAAGGTTGAGCCCATCCACCCTATGGAGAAAGTCCATTTCAGCCATTTCTATCCAgggtcttgttttcttttggtcatgatctgTACCTCAACATCATAGATTGTTTGTTGACATatgtttttctataaaaatacattaaaatatcaCAATGACATGAGTTCTAAtgagttaaaaacagtttgttttgtaggTAAAAAAGAACAGGTTTAGGCAGTGTAGGAAGTTGTTGTCATTGTACagttaataaagtttattgaaaTTCAAACAGGTTTGTGTACAGAGTACAGCAGCATATCATAGCTCTGCTCACAATATAACCACTAGATGGTGTTGTGTGTCAATCTtgctttatgtttatttgttttggatgTACTACAATTGTTCATCTAATCTGAACGTGAAAGGCCAGGAGGTGGGTGAGACGTGTCGTTATCGTGAGAAAGAGACAAGAGAGTGACTGCACCGAGGTGGACAGAAGCATAGTGGCATGAACATTAATCAGTCCAATGTTTCAGTTAATACAAATTTACCAACTAGTAAAGAATTTTGAGATTCATGCACAAGGTAAATGCCTTTGCATGTATGTTTTGGTGCTGCTTCAAACTGAATCAGTGTGTTAAAATTAAGAATGCTAAGTATAATTAGTGGATTAGCATGCTAGCAGACTATAGCACTTTGTTAACATGGTAGCGCCACatgttacagtttgtttttaatgtttgctaatgttacaTGCTAGCTAAGACTGCATGAAAAGTAAACAAGCTTTATAAATACAGTTAGAGAGACTAAAAGAGCTATTATTATATGCAGTGGTCCAGGAAGTATTTTGAACCTGCTAGAAGAGTAGACATTTCCTTTTACGTGTCTTATCTTTAAGACTGTGATTAAACAAGTGTTCTTGGCATTTTCAACCTTCTTGACTGACTATCTGCAAACAtctcttgtttcattttttctgttcttaatTGTGTTTTGGTGCCCCTTTTCCCATCATactcttttttgtatttttttctggtttcatcAACATGATGTAACATTTTgggacaaaaatacaaatcagcAGTCCAAAACTAGAAGCAAGAATGGCAAAGATTTCTACAGCAACACTGAATTTCCCAGGAGAGCTGACATATGCTGGGATAAAAGTGATCCATACTGCACAGAATATCAACATGCTAAAGGTGATAAACTTTGCTTCATTGAAATTATCAGGCAGTTTCCGAgccagaaaagcaaaaatgaaacacGACATGGCCAGAAGTCCAATGTACCCAAGCACAGACCAGAAGCCTAAAGCAGAGCCCAGAGCACACTCCAAgatgattttatctttaaattgcTTAAAGTTCTTagaaggaaaaggaggagaaatcGTTAACCAGAGAAAACATATGATAACTTGTACAAGAGTAAAACCCAGAACACTGAGTCTCTGTTGTGTCGGCCCAAACAGTTTCATCACATTACTGCCTGGAAGTGTAGCTTTAAACGCCATTAAAACCACCAAAGTTTTTCCCAGAACACAGGAGATGCAGAGGACAAAGGTGATGCCAAAAGCTGTGTGACGGAGCATACAGGACCACTTAGAAGGACGTCCAATGAAggtcagagagcagagaaaacacagagtcaaggagaaaagcagcaggaagctcagctcagagttgttTGCTCTGACAAGAGGAGTTTTCCTGTAtctgaagaaaatgaaagcCACAGCAGCAGTCAGACATGTCCCTAGTAAAGAAGCTGTGGTGAGCAGTATTCCCATAACTTCTTCATATGATAAAAAGTCGGCCATTTTAGCTACACAGGCATCTCTTCTTTCATTTGACCAGGATTCCGAGGGACATCTCACACAGGTGATagaatctgcaaaaaaataataaagtttagattgatcttttttcacaaattgtacattattttaatttcaaaagtacCAGATGACCAATATTGTTGTTGCTTATCATACCACATTGCTCTGGTAAAAATTAGCTGTGTGAGATGAAACTTTATCAGTAAGGCTTTatgtctttttcagtttttgcagtTCTGACACTTAAGATTTCCTAAACATTTAGAAAggtaattctgtttttttctttttctttttactattgTGGTAATTTGTGACATCAGCAAActggatattttatttttagtttttttttttcatattctttTGTCTGAAAGTTTCTCAGTTAAAAATGACTAAGTCCACAAAAATCAGTGTCCAACAAAAAAGTATTAGTGTTGCAGAGCAGGTGGGTTCACAATGAGGAAGGATGATTTCAACTCACTTAAAAgcttacattaaataaaaactaacctgtaatgttgtttatttctccCTCTGCACATCTTATACAGTCATAGCAGCAAACAGGTTTTCCTTTCTGGAGAACTTTCCGTGTTCCTGGAGGACACTTCTCACTGCAAATTGACACAGGAACCTGCAAGAATGAAAGCAGCATTATAAAAGTGTCTATGTCTCTTCCTCTTTACTAATTAtggtacaataaaaaaatactgaaaaattatttcaaaagtacttttaatacataaaaaagctAATAACATTTTCAGTAGATTTTACCTGCTTTGAGCTCTTTGCCCAGTGGAGAGTCTTATTTTgtagatttaaatgtttgtctgcAGGCAACGATGCATCATAAAGtccaacagaaacaaagttcACAGTGCCATTTTCATTTGGCTGCCAATTTATAATTTCATACTTTGCTGCTGGATctccattttcattaaaataaacctcCTCTCCTTCTTTTGTCTTGAAGTGACTCTTTCTAATGTGCTGCAAAATCTAAGAAAAAAGCaattatttcaataaatatattttatagtCCAATCAAGCAATTTAATACATATtatttattgtacatttttctttgttgttagtTCCTAATGTAAATTCTATAAGTCCTGTCTTATACTTACTGTAAATGGTTCAAGCTGCACACTGTTGTTGCAGGTTTTATTACACTTGAGAATACTGTGCAGAGCATGGGCCACTGCATAAACACCTTTGTAAATATTGTTGAAAATAGGCATGAGGGAcatatcagtaaaactgtttttcatgtCAGTCAGATCTTCATGTCCAGTACATTCTGTCTGAATCTGTTTTGATTGCGAATGCTTGAACTTACAGCTGAATAATGCCTGCCAGAACTCTCTAAACAAGTCATTGTTTGATGAATTCAGTGGCTTTACATCCAGCATGAACTCTTTAAAGCCACTGACATGTGCTTTTGGGATAAAAAGGCCTATAGCTCCATCCAAGATGTGATTCTTATCCATTGCTGCAATTTGAGAATCAAATATCCAGGCCTCACTGCCAACCCACTGATACCCTGTTAAGTTCTGGTTGGACAACTCCTGAATTAGCACATCCATGGCTGGGGGAGTAATAAAAGTAACAATCACTTTTGAAGTAGAAGCCTTGATAATGTCAAttatcttttgtattttttctgttgagtctgtttgaaagaaagaaacagaatatTCCAGACAGATGCCCAGCTGCTGTGCAGATTCTGTGAATGTTGCCATGCCATTATTGCCATAATCATCACTGGTTCTAATGGCTCCAACCCAAGTCCATCCAAAGTGTTTGACCAAATGAGCCAAAGCTCTGCTCTGATAGTAGTCACTGGGTATGGTTCTGAGAAAGGATGGGTACTTTAATTTGTCACTGAGACAAGCACATGTAGCAAAGTGACTAATCTGAAAAAGAGTTACAATTATATTagaaagtaaaagttaaaataaaggtgtaacattatatatatatatatatatatatatatatatatatatatatcaaaagcatagtttttatgtttatctcATTCTACTCACCAATGGAATATGAAATGGTCCAAGAACAGTAGCTATTGCCATGCTAGAAGAAGAGGAGCTTGGTCCAATTATGGCTTGCACTTTTACAGGCCTAGTACATGGGTCTTCAAATGCTGACACATTCTCATTATCATTGTTCAATGCAAGTGCAACTTTTATGCCTCTGACAATGAAACTGCATGTATCATACATATTATATCCCAAAGAAATGCCTGGAAGTAGGTCTGTACTGTTATTAATTTCCTCAATGGCAAAACGCATGGCCTGAACAAATTGGAACTCTCTGAAGTTTAAACTTAATTCAGACAAATATAAAcagttataataataatagaatgATGacctttttatctttaataaaaaataaaaataaggataAACAGCAGCTGTCTATTTGATACTTTACCTGATGCATTCAAGTGGCAGGGGTTTTTGTGTATAACTGTTCTCTGTGTTCTTCCAGTTGTTGTGAAAGTAGAAGATTCCCCCTAACATTATGTCTCCACCCTTAGACAGTTGAGGGATCTCAGCATCTCCCATCTGTCTGCACAAAAAAGACTCCTTAGACTGTGAGAAAGACTCTATCAGAAACAGCTGTAAAAGCGCACAAACCTGGTGTGGCCACCTTAAAGTAGACAACATTCTTTTTGCAATCACTTTGTTGCACTTCATGAGCAATAATGCAAATTCAAGTCTTAAACTGGTATTTATGAATGTACAACCAGCTTGTACATTATTTAAGGGTGATATTTCTATGGAAATAAGAGGTGGGGCAGAAGGAGGGACATGTTAATGCTACAGTTCTGTGTtgagtattttttcttttgtatgtgaAATATGGCAAGAATATTTGCTTATGTGCAATAGAACCATATGCACTGGTAAAAGTCTTTTTCGTTCTGTACTTTTGTCTATGTATAAGAAGATTTGCTTTTGTACCATGATAATTCTTTTTCCAGTACCCTATAAAATGATATTTCATGTCAATGTTAAATGGGACAgtaaatggatttatttttgggAGTCATTATCTTAATGTTAAACCATActcataaaaatacacaataagaATAATGTTTTCCAATAtaagatctgtttgttttcctcctaatcaaataagttttcatttttattattattactgtgtCCTCAAAAGTCACccaaaaaaggtacaaaaattACTCCAAAATAAAGATCATACCTGACCCCCAGTAAAGGTCCAGACCTGCCTTGGTTGGGTTCTTTAAGGTCCTACACCAGGGCTTAATCTCTCATGGAGCAACACTGTGTCTTTGCATTTTATGGGGCCCTTCTAAGTGACCTGTACCAGTATGTAGACTGCTTTTAACAGCTGATGAATGTTCTTTCTAGCAGACTAAAAGGTATAAGGTCAACTAGAGATCATGCCAGGATTAAGGGCTTCATCAAATGctttaacaaaaagaagcaaTGGGCGGAGATCAATACCATCATTGCTGTGTGACCCTGCTTCTTCGTGTGAAGAGTCTTTGTCAGCTATGTATAAAAGAAGCTTTCAAAAGACCTAGAGCTGGACACATTTTACATTACACATAGTCACACGTCACATAGTCCGGTTGGTGAAACACTGTACAGTCTTTAGCTACCCCTTCAGTTTCAGGTCTTTAACCTGTTTTGGTTAATTTGACCAACATTGAGATCATCCTTGAATTGCGTGCTGCTACCATTCAGGGATCTCTGTGGCAGTTAGAAACAAAATACTGTACATGGAATGTTCTACCAAGTTAGACGTCTTTCTAAGAAATGCCTCTCCTCTGCTTTTTCTAAAGAGATCAGTGCTAAAATATGACTTTTGCAGGGCCTTTCATACAATAAGAAGGTCCTTTTTCCAGGTATTATTCCCAGGACAAAACtgcaaagaaagagaaataagaATTTTGTGCTGCTGCCTCTCACTTGTGGAATTCTCTTCCTGACTCTCTTTGGACATTTCAGTCTGTGGACACTTTGAAGGATTAAATCCTGATCATAGCCTTGCCATTCTTTTAAATTGCATCTTATTGCAAGTTCCTCCTTGTCCAGTCGGCATTTAGGTCCGACCAACTCTCCATCACCTGACAAGTGTATTATGaatgtaaattattattattattgtggtACTGTAAAAATCATACTTTTTCTTATACATCTTGAGCTGTAAAAGCAAATAAGACAACCATGTAGTCTATTTACTGAATGTTAGTCAGCCAGTTTGATCCCCTGGAATGTCTTGTACCCTTCTCCACAGAAGTTAAGGTCTGGATCCAAGATCTGTGGGAGAAGAAATGAAATTGGGATGATCCAACAATACCAGCACTTGCTTCACATATGGAATGAGTACATCCTCTCTGACCTTGCAGAGGTAGTGCTACAGTCTTAAATTGCGGCACCTGTCAGTTTGCACAAAGGATGCTTGGTGAGACTTGAGGCTGATCACCACTGTGGCTGCTGACTGTTTGGTTCTATCAGGTTTTAGAGACtctttttaaactgtatattggttgtttttttcataatcACAAATAAGATTCTTAAACTTTCAGCTGTCTTCAGTCTTCATTTTATGTTGTGGTCCAATAAGTCgagttgtaaaaaatatattgattgttaaaattttattgGCTTTctcaaagatgatttttttaagaaagcatGTCTTTATCAATGTCATGTGGATGTTATGTTAaaggtaaaagataaaaactatCCATTGAGTTGCTCAGTGGATAGgaagaacatttttaattttccacaaaaacaGGAGTGAAACATTATAATTTGTTGGAAaccaaaaatagctttaaaaaaggatagatttatttttacctctACTTCTTGAgtatttttcagctttcagaaaAAGATCAGAagatatttcattcattttttcaCAAATCATTGACATAAAGCATGTTTTcacatactttgttttttttatcactttatttttattaacattttcagAGTAGACTcaccaaaaaaagtaaaacacaacataGAAATGATAATAAGCAGACAATACAGAACaaccaaagacaaaataaaaacaacacattaagGGGGATTCTTAACTGAATGGCACAAAATACAAGGGGACGGCATATCCTAATTTAGTCCTGTAACGTTGATGTGacatttgtccatttttccCATTTGTCCTGGCATTGCTCTTCTTGTGTCCTCAGTCTGTGTGTTAGAATCTCCATCTCAAATAGCGAGTTCACCGTTTGTGTCCATTCCTCTATGGTGGGAGGCTCAGATTGACACCACTTCCTGGTTATTACTTTTTTGGCTGCTACCAACAGAATTTTGAACAAGTAACAATCTTTATTAAGTACAACATTTTCCGAAAGACCTAAATATAAAACC encodes the following:
- the LOC108240877 gene encoding extracellular calcium-sensing receptor-like gives rise to the protein MAEMDFLHRVDGLNLKDKLLLVASFSHAEDPKCRQSGDAENPQLVKEGDIMLGGLFSFHTNWKERPDSYMQKPQPLQCTSLNFREFQLAQALLFTIKEINNSSDLLPGISLGYKIYDTCGSIARSVRVALALVNGNENVASPSNACLRPAHVQAIMGETSSSPSTAIATSIGPFHIPLISHFSTCACLSDKSKYPSFLRTIPSDYYQSRALAHLVKHFGWTWVGAVRSNEDYGNNGMAIFTETAVQLGICLEYSVSFFRTDPSDKIQNIIDIIKASTSTVIVTFLSHMDLDILLHEFSNHNLTGYQWVGTEAWIFDSQTAAGDKNHILDGAIGLSIPKAHVSGLKEFMLDVKPLNSTNNNLFTEFWEALFSCKFTQSQSEEIQRKCTGHEDLTGVENSFTDMSLMPIFNNVYKGVYAVAHALHNILSCNKTCDSNVQLDPFMILQHIQKANFKTKEGEEVYFNKNGDPSAKYEIINWQPGENGQVPVSVCSEKCPPGTRKVLQKGKPVCCYDCVRCAEGEMSNNTDSITCVRCPLESWSNERRDACVTKEAEFLSYEEIMGILLTTASLFGTCLTAAVAFIFFRYRKTPLVRANNSELSFLLLFSLTLCFLCSLTFIGRPSEWSCMLRHTAFGITFVLCISCVLGKTIVVLMAFKATLPGSNVMKLFGPTQQRLSVLGFTLIQVIICILWLTISPPFPSKNFREFKDKIILECALGSAVGFWSVLGYIGLLAMLCFVFAFLARKLPDNFNEAKFITFSMLIFCAVWITFIPAYVSSPGKFSVAVEIFAILASSFGLLICIFVPKCYIMLLKPERNTKKNMMGKATSKSF
- the LOC108240878 gene encoding extracellular calcium-sensing receptor-like; translated protein: MGDAEIPQLSKGGDIMLGGIFYFHNNWKNTENSYTQKPLPLECISLNFREFQFVQAMRFAIEEINNSTDLLPGISLGYNMYDTCSFIVRGIKVALALNNDNENVSAFEDPCTRPVKVQAIIGPSSSSSSMAIATVLGPFHIPLISHFATCACLSDKLKYPSFLRTIPSDYYQSRALAHLVKHFGWTWVGAIRTSDDYGNNGMATFTESAQQLGICLEYSVSFFQTDSTEKIQKIIDIIKASTSKVIVTFITPPAMDVLIQELSNQNLTGYQWVGSEAWIFDSQIAAMDKNHILDGAIGLFIPKAHVSGFKEFMLDVKPLNSSNNDLFREFWQALFSCKFKHSQSKQIQTECTGHEDLTDMKNSFTDMSLMPIFNNIYKGVYAVAHALHSILKCNKTCNNSVQLEPFTILQHIRKSHFKTKEGEEVYFNENGDPAAKYEIINWQPNENGTVNFVSVGLYDASLPADKHLNLQNKTLHWAKSSKQVPVSICSEKCPPGTRKVLQKGKPVCCYDCIRCAEGEINNITDSITCVRCPSESWSNERRDACVAKMADFLSYEEVMGILLTTASLLGTCLTAAVAFIFFRYRKTPLVRANNSELSFLLLFSLTLCFLCSLTFIGRPSKWSCMLRHTAFGITFVLCISCVLGKTLVVLMAFKATLPGSNVMKLFGPTQQRLSVLGFTLVQVIICFLWLTISPPFPSKNFKQFKDKIILECALGSALGFWSVLGYIGLLAMSCFIFAFLARKLPDNFNEAKFITFSMLIFCAVWITFIPAYVSSPGKFSVAVEIFAILASSFGLLICIFVPKCYIMLMKPEKNTKKSMMGKGAPKHN